AATCAGAAAGGCGCGGCGCTCAAGATGGCGCAATGCATAGGTCAGATAAGAAGCCACGCTGAACGAGCGACGCAGGCCAATGACATAAATATTCTCTGCCTGGTTCAACAACTCTACCGCTTTATTGAGCTGCTCAGGGTTGGTCTGCATGGCCAGCTGTTGCAACGCCTGCGAGTTGACCATGGTAAACACGTTGAGGATCTCAGCCGGAGTTTCAGGCGGCGTAGCTGATTCATCCGTAGAGGTCTGACGGAACAGACGGGCACGTTCAGTGTAGTTAACAGTCTCTTCCATCAGATGCTGACGAAAAACCTGTTTCATTTCGTTGAAGCCGCTGAAGCCAAAAGCGTTGGAGAAGCGGATCAGCGTGGAGGGCGGCACATCTGCCTGTTGGGCAATGGAGGCCACGGTGTCAAAAGCGATGCTGTTGCTGTTGTCGAGAATGTAGCGAGCCACCTGCTTCAGGCGTTTACTCAACGTATCGTAGCGACGACGAATGTCGTCCTGTAACAGAGAAAGCTGGGTCGGGTTATTGGTCATTACTTCGGCTCGCTAAATAAAATAAGTCATTTTCTTCTGGTCGCTATTCTACCAGATGAACAAAAAATTTCACTTTCTAACGTAAAACAGGAGGTTTATTTCATCGGGATATGAAACGAATCACAATTTACGCTGTGAAAAACTTCAGGGCCGGCTGGTTTTACTTCGCGATATAAAATAAGTGCGGATCTGCAGTAATGGCTGGAAGCATTTCGGAGGGAGAGGTGAGCAGGAAAAGTGGGGCGGGAACCGTTGCGGATCCCCGTGAGTCAGAAAATGCACTGACGGAAAGATCCTGCCAGATCGCCGCCCCTTCAAAGATAATTACTGCGCCGGGCGAACCTCGCGCCAGTAGTTAATCAGCTGCTGGTAATTATTTTTCACCTGCGCGATGAGGGCATCGTCATCCAGTTCGCCCTGCAGCCACTGGCGGGAAGGCTGACCGAAGATAGTCCGCCCGACGGCAAATCCTTTTACCCACGGCGCTTTAGCGGCGGCGGCAAAACCGGCTTTCAGTTTCTCTTCTGGCGCGTCCAGGCCGAGCAGCAGAATGCCACGGCAATGCGGATCCTGTTGCTCAATCAGCCCGCTGATTGCCTCCCAGCTCTCCTGTTGCAATGGCGGCAGCTTCCACCAGTCCGGCTGAATGCCCAGGGAGTAGAAGTGGCTGAGAATATCCAGATAATAAGACTCCTGCTTGTCCGGATTGCTCTCCGGCAGGATCACTTCCATCAGCAATTCGTGTCCGGTTTTGTTACAGCCGTTCCAGACGTCCAGCACCAGCTCATCCTGCTCTTTTCGCAGTTCTGCACTGTCCTGCGGATGGTAAAACACCAGGCATTTCACCACGTGTTCCTGTGGCCAGTCGACCAGCTGTGAACCGATGTTTCCATGCTCAAGGCGCAGCGGACGGGAGCTGGGCAGCTCAATCGGGCGTCCAATCCACCAGCCTTTGCCGGTAATGGCATTCAGTGCCGGTTGGCCAAAGGTGGTGTCTGCCAGAATGCCGCTGCGGCCGTTCAGCCCGGCTTCTCCGGCGGCTTCTTCTGCCGCCCGGAGCAGCAGCATTTTCAGCTCTGGCAGGCGGTGCGTATCAACACCCGCCTCGTTGGCCATATCCACCAGTTGCTTACGGTGGTCAAAGGCAAAGACGCACAGTTCCGGCCACTGCTGTTTGCGCGTGGTGACGCGGTGAAGGTGGTTAAGACGGCTGTCCAGATCCGGGCGTTTGACCTCATTGTCGCGGCTCAGGAAATCATCCAGTTCGGCTTTGGTTGGCATGGCCGGAGCGCATCCGTGACGGGAAACCACCAGCGCGCCGCAGGCGTTGGCATAGCGGCAGGCCTGTTCCCAGCTTTCATCATTCAGCCAGCCGCGCAGCAGGCCAGACATAAAAGCATCGCCCGCGCCCAGCACGTTAAGTACTTCCACGCGCACGCCACTCTGAAGCTTAGTCTGCTCCCAGCTGTCCGGGATTTCGCCTTCAAGTACCACGCAGCCCATCGGCCCACGCTTACAGACCAGCGTCGCCTGGGTCGACTGACGGAC
This genomic window from Erwinia sp. E_sp_B01_1 contains:
- a CDS encoding MurR/RpiR family transcriptional regulator — encoded protein: MTNNPTQLSLLQDDIRRRYDTLSKRLKQVARYILDNSNSIAFDTVASIAQQADVPPSTLIRFSNAFGFSGFNEMKQVFRQHLMEETVNYTERARLFRQTSTDESATPPETPAEILNVFTMVNSQALQQLAMQTNPEQLNKAVELLNQAENIYVIGLRRSFSVASYLTYALRHLERRAFLIDGLGGMFTEQLSMVNPKDVVIAISYSPYAREAVELVELGAKRGAHQIAITDSQVSPLAAFSDVCFVVREAQVDGFRSQVASLCLAQTLAVSLALNNAGS
- the iolC gene encoding 5-dehydro-2-deoxygluconokinase, with protein sequence MSTQQKRLDVICIGRIAVDLYGQQIGARLEDMSTFSKYLGGSSGNVAYGTAIQGLKSGMLARVGDEHMGRFLREELQRVGADTECLITDKTRLTGLVILGIKDQDTFPLVFYRDNCADMGLTPDDIQEDYIASSRAVAVTGTHLSHPDTRAAVLKALDIARSNGLRTALDIDYRPVLWGLTSLGDGETRFVESQHVTQQLQEVLHYFDLVVGTEEEFHIAGGSTDTLTALKNVRQSTQATLVCKRGPMGCVVLEGEIPDSWEQTKLQSGVRVEVLNVLGAGDAFMSGLLRGWLNDESWEQACRYANACGALVVSRHGCAPAMPTKAELDDFLSRDNEVKRPDLDSRLNHLHRVTTRKQQWPELCVFAFDHRKQLVDMANEAGVDTHRLPELKMLLLRAAEEAAGEAGLNGRSGILADTTFGQPALNAITGKGWWIGRPIELPSSRPLRLEHGNIGSQLVDWPQEHVVKCLVFYHPQDSAELRKEQDELVLDVWNGCNKTGHELLMEVILPESNPDKQESYYLDILSHFYSLGIQPDWWKLPPLQQESWEAISGLIEQQDPHCRGILLLGLDAPEEKLKAGFAAAAKAPWVKGFAVGRTIFGQPSRQWLQGELDDDALIAQVKNNYQQLINYWREVRPAQ